The following proteins are encoded in a genomic region of Flammeovirga pectinis:
- a CDS encoding helix-turn-helix domain-containing protein, translating to MNTYKMINGSGLEVINKLQSIFGGTFENDVYETDTTEVYVKYEYFSPFDSVEIMIHHVKYKQDMYMETYTPATNDKNIYFQFEYLGNNIPTTFGTDADRDNAKMMSIMSSKIPLSFIAHKGDEAKWMTVRIPYDYYHKKMSHLEEYIGKVFEKDSSWVLYDIAPMAIGINIKKLFDRDKKLSIPLLTSLFVCSAIENVAIFLDRIIKRDPSSESAINMHKDDIERIQNIKNELTNLYQKTPSLNDLADKYGVSVSKLKRDFNAVFGTSIHKFHTDYKLEMAYNMLMTKQSSITDVSRHFGYKTISRFSESFKLKYGVTPKQVASKFQ from the coding sequence TTGAATACATATAAAATGATTAATGGATCTGGGTTAGAAGTAATAAATAAACTTCAATCCATATTTGGGGGTACTTTTGAAAATGATGTTTATGAGACAGATACTACAGAAGTGTATGTTAAGTATGAATATTTTTCTCCTTTCGATAGTGTAGAAATCATGATTCACCACGTAAAGTACAAACAGGATATGTATATGGAAACCTATACTCCAGCTACTAACGATAAAAATATATATTTTCAGTTTGAATACTTAGGTAATAACATACCCACTACTTTTGGTACAGATGCTGATAGAGACAATGCTAAAATGATGTCTATCATGAGCTCAAAAATACCATTGTCTTTTATTGCTCATAAAGGAGATGAGGCTAAATGGATGACAGTAAGAATACCATACGATTACTATCATAAAAAAATGAGTCACCTTGAAGAATATATAGGTAAAGTATTTGAAAAAGACAGTAGTTGGGTGCTTTATGATATTGCTCCAATGGCTATAGGTATTAATATCAAAAAGTTATTTGATAGAGATAAGAAACTTTCCATACCGTTACTCACTTCATTATTTGTTTGCAGTGCCATAGAAAATGTAGCTATATTTTTAGATAGAATTATTAAACGAGATCCTTCCTCTGAAAGTGCAATAAATATGCATAAGGATGACATTGAGCGTATTCAGAATATTAAAAATGAGTTAACTAATTTATATCAAAAAACACCTTCTTTAAATGATTTAGCGGATAAGTATGGTGTTTCTGTCTCTAAACTAAAAAGGGATTTTAATGCCGTCTTTGGTACCTCAATACATAAATTTCATACTGATTATAAATTAGAAATGGCTTATAATATGCTTATGACAAAACAGAGTTCTATTACAGATGTAAGTAGGCATTTTGGATATAAAACAATATCTCGTTTTTCAGAGTCATTTAAGCTTAAATATGGTGTTACTCCAAAACAAGTAGCTAGTAAATTTCAGTAA
- a CDS encoding TetR/AcrR family transcriptional regulator: MNNEKKNLIINAALEQFVTNGFSAPTGKIAVVAGVSNGTLFNNFKTKDDLVLGVYQSIRTEITTLIINAEDKNKSIKENIKQQFSVGIYWAIEHPNKYKYLRQFYYSPFNNRVNKEEFSQDLTPHFSLIKEAIGENSLSQYPPDLIYTLIGSNLFGVCRFIESHDLTTDEITNLIDKTFDLLWKMVE; encoded by the coding sequence ATGAATAACGAAAAGAAAAATCTTATTATTAATGCTGCTTTGGAACAGTTTGTAACAAATGGTTTTAGTGCCCCTACTGGAAAAATTGCAGTAGTAGCGGGTGTATCAAATGGTACACTATTTAATAATTTCAAAACAAAAGATGATTTAGTCTTAGGGGTATATCAATCTATCAGAACAGAAATTACAACATTAATTATTAACGCTGAAGACAAGAATAAATCAATTAAGGAAAATATAAAACAACAATTTTCAGTTGGAATATATTGGGCAATTGAACACCCTAACAAGTACAAGTACCTTAGACAATTCTATTATTCGCCATTTAATAATAGGGTAAATAAAGAAGAATTTTCTCAAGATTTAACGCCTCATTTTTCTTTAATCAAAGAAGCTATTGGAGAGAATTCATTGAGCCAATACCCTCCTGACCTTATTTATACTTTAATTGGTAGTAATCTTTTTGGTGTATGTAGGTTTATAGAATCACATGATTTAACCACCGATGAGATTACAAATTTAATAGACAAAACATTTGATTTACTTTGGAAAATGGTGGAATAA
- a CDS encoding GNAT family N-acetyltransferase, with protein sequence MRFLYITTKDKFYQEAVDLRITTFFKEFDKPEILINDVYENDSFHIVCLDKHDIVIGTGRLNIEESKGIISQMAVAKEFQKHGIGQKIIELMIEKCQKNNTQVIVLNAREDAIEFYQKFGFHKFGEPFASKKTGVLHRVMKKVVY encoded by the coding sequence ATGCGCTTTTTATATATAACTACAAAAGATAAATTCTATCAAGAAGCTGTAGATTTAAGAATTACAACCTTTTTTAAAGAGTTTGATAAACCTGAAATTCTCATTAATGATGTTTACGAGAACGATAGTTTTCACATTGTATGCTTAGATAAACATGATATTGTTATTGGCACTGGTAGACTAAATATAGAAGAAAGCAAAGGTATTATTTCTCAGATGGCTGTTGCAAAAGAGTTTCAAAAACATGGTATAGGGCAGAAGATTATTGAATTGATGATTGAAAAATGCCAGAAAAATAATACCCAAGTAATTGTACTTAACGCTAGGGAAGACGCTATTGAATTTTATCAAAAATTTGGGTTTCATAAATTTGGTGAACCTTTTGCCTCAAAAAAAACAGGAGTGTTACATAGAGTAATGAAAAAGGTAGTTTATTAG
- a CDS encoding type II toxin-antitoxin system HigB family toxin: MKRIISKKTLIDFANKHASSKQVLELWYDDVKSAKWINFNDIIYDYPSADVLNNHRVCFNIGGNKFRLIATINFRFSTVRINFIGTHAEYDKIKNASTIEKY, from the coding sequence ATGAAAAGAATCATATCGAAGAAGACATTAATCGATTTTGCAAATAAACATGCTTCTTCAAAACAAGTCTTAGAATTGTGGTATGATGACGTGAAATCTGCAAAATGGATTAATTTTAATGATATAATTTATGATTACCCTTCGGCAGATGTACTCAATAATCATAGAGTTTGCTTTAATATTGGAGGTAACAAGTTCAGGTTAATAGCAACTATAAATTTCAGATTCAGTACAGTTCGAATTAATTTTATTGGAACCCATGCTGAATATGATAAAATTAAAAATGCATCAACTATAGAAAAATATTAG
- a CDS encoding helix-turn-helix domain-containing protein, whose product MAITEIIHPRPISSEMMYENYLQKVDSLMVKDDLSDNNAELLEHLLILIDYYESDNYNIKTDHLTPIDRIKYKLEVKGLKQKDLIGIIGTKGVVSEVLNKKRKLSLAMIRNVSEFLNIPIDKITSDYLLSN is encoded by the coding sequence ATGGCGATTACAGAAATTATTCATCCTAGGCCAATTTCATCTGAAATGATGTATGAAAATTACCTTCAAAAGGTTGATAGTCTGATGGTAAAAGATGATTTATCAGATAATAATGCAGAACTACTAGAGCATTTATTAATATTGATAGACTATTACGAATCTGATAATTATAATATAAAAACAGATCATCTAACACCAATTGATAGAATTAAATATAAATTAGAAGTCAAAGGGTTAAAACAAAAAGATTTAATAGGTATCATAGGTACAAAAGGAGTAGTTAGTGAAGTTCTAAATAAAAAGAGAAAATTATCTTTAGCAATGATCAGAAACGTATCTGAATTTTTAAATATTCCAATAGATAAAATTACCAGTGATTACCTCCTTTCTAATTAA
- the ahpC gene encoding alkyl hydroperoxide reductase subunit C, with translation MSQIGKQVVDFKVQSFANNAFETVSKADVLGKWSIFFFYPADFTFVCPTELEDLANLYEDFKATGTEVYSVSTDTHFVHKAWHDTSDTIKKINYPMLADPTGVLSRGFDVMIEEDGMAERGTFIVNPEGEIVSYEVVAGNVGRNAEELLRKLKALQFVAANPAEVCPAKWKEGNETLKPSIDLVGLI, from the coding sequence ATGTCACAAATAGGAAAACAAGTAGTAGATTTTAAAGTTCAATCATTCGCTAACAATGCATTCGAAACAGTTTCTAAAGCAGATGTTTTAGGAAAATGGTCTATCTTCTTCTTTTACCCAGCTGACTTCACTTTTGTTTGCCCAACAGAATTAGAAGATTTAGCTAACCTTTACGAAGATTTCAAAGCTACAGGAACAGAAGTATATTCAGTTTCTACAGATACACACTTTGTACATAAGGCATGGCATGATACTTCTGATACAATCAAAAAAATTAATTACCCAATGCTAGCAGACCCAACTGGTGTGTTATCAAGAGGTTTTGATGTTATGATTGAGGAAGACGGAATGGCTGAAAGAGGTACATTTATTGTAAATCCAGAAGGTGAAATCGTATCTTACGAAGTAGTAGCAGGTAACGTAGGTAGAAATGCTGAAGAGTTACTAAGAAAATTAAAAGCGTTACAATTTGTTGCCGCTAACCCAGCAGAGGTGTGCCCAGCAAAATGGAAAGAAGGAAACGAAACATTAAAGCCTAGCATTGATTTAGTAGGCTTAATCTAG